A single window of Salvia splendens isolate huo1 chromosome 6, SspV2, whole genome shotgun sequence DNA harbors:
- the LOC121808593 gene encoding uncharacterized protein LOC121808593: MPKDRRERSLSLDRSRLSPFPCSSGCSKQFLPIDPLEDEKNMKEWEEARCPVCMEHPHNAILLICSSHDKGCRPYMCDTSYRHSNCFDQFRKSFNDSSEGILRDQDVQDLASPLLSAPHLSESAVPELEGEGNLDGSLSALAESSEKPVKPELLCPLCRGQINGWTVVDSARCFMNTKARSCASETCDFSGTYKDLRIHARAVHPLVRPTDADPQRQDNWRRLERQRDLGDLLSTLQSSIGEERSGESTLTVDDGGWLTVFFLVRLIRPRNSTTRTRTSRARAQVAVRRPLRLWGETYDGAADSIEGNESSDSGRTTTRRRRYVRRRLNDPGDNE, translated from the coding sequence ATGCCTAAAGACAGAAGAGAACGTTCCTTATCCCTGGATAGGTCAAGGCTATCCCCTTTCCCTTGTAGCTCTGGTTGTTCTAAACAGTTCTTGCCTATAGATCCCCTTGAAGATGAGAAGAATATGAAAGAATGGGAAGAAGCTAGATGTCCAGTTTGCATGGAACATCCGCACAATGCTATTTTACTTATCTGTTCGTCACATGACAAAGGATGTCGTCCTTACATGTGTGACACAAGCTACCGCCACTCGAACTGCTTTGACCAGTTCCGGAAGTCATTCAATGATTCTTCAGAAGGGATACTTAGGGATCAAGATGTACAGGACTTGGCATCTCCATTGCTGTCTGCCCCACATTTATCTGAAAGTGCTGTTCCTGAACTTGAAGGGGAGGGAAATTTGGATGGATCGTTGTCTGCACTTGCAGAGTCTTCTGAGAAGCCAGTTAAGCCGGAATTACTCTGCCCTCTTTGCAGGGGACAAATAAATGGTTGGACAGTTGTTGACTCGGCTCGCTGTTTTATGAATACAAAAGCAAGAAGCTGTGCCAGTGAGACATGTGATTTCAGTGGCACATACAAAGATCTCCGGATTCATGCAAGAGCTGTGCATCCCCTTGTAAGGCCTACGGATGCTGATCCCCAGAGGCAAGATAACTGGAGGAGATTAGAACGGCAAAGGGACTTGGGAGATCTACTTAGcactcttcaatcttcaattggAGAAGAGAGAAGTGGGGAAAGCACGTTAACTGTTGACGATGGTGGCTGGCTGACTGTCTTCTTCCTTGTCCGATTAATTCGTCCACGAAACTCCACTACCCGAACAAGAACCTCAAGAGCTCGTGCTCAGGTGGCTGTGAGAAGGCCATTGAGACTTTGGGGTGAGACGTATGATGGGGCAGCTGATTCCATAGAAGGTAATGAATCTTCTGACAGTGGTCGAACTACCACTCGTAGGAGGCGCTATGTCAGAAGACGCTTAAATGATCCCGGTGACAACGAGTGA